Proteins encoded by one window of Aliivibrio wodanis:
- a CDS encoding putative exported protein, which translates to MAIYQKPKILTLLPLSLMMMASTTQASDALNKHLTSTNSALASTCFSQDISSNRLSNSCPVGEALWGNREPKLAAGESEFWIQCGVFSTELSADKLQRVQSKVNAPISMKVEPKRNRCLIGPYQDIATARTQLKLLQSDKLFSNSILREVEVAASSSKSVPKKEKAVQPKVVVKSEPKLKPTPKVQSKLERKSESYSVTIRKQTEIDGHQFIVPFIDNGDEGFYMEDGKPWLRASFEHSADICQKLGMNLLTKEQWLQLIDSNIMNKNKWPIQLPYWGADNQGFFKDGAVRILKNTSMLNVMCTKKV; encoded by the coding sequence ATGGCGATATATCAAAAACCTAAAATATTAACGCTTTTACCATTATCACTAATGATGATGGCTTCTACTACTCAAGCGTCAGACGCTTTAAATAAGCATCTTACCTCGACAAATAGTGCATTAGCCTCTACGTGTTTTAGTCAAGATATATCATCAAATAGATTAAGCAATTCATGTCCTGTCGGTGAGGCATTATGGGGAAATCGAGAACCTAAATTAGCGGCAGGTGAAAGTGAGTTTTGGATTCAATGTGGTGTCTTTAGCACAGAACTTAGTGCTGATAAATTACAACGAGTACAAAGTAAAGTGAATGCACCAATTAGCATGAAAGTAGAACCAAAACGTAATCGCTGCCTTATTGGTCCTTATCAAGATATAGCAACAGCTCGAACACAATTAAAATTATTGCAAAGTGATAAGCTATTTAGTAATTCAATTTTACGTGAAGTGGAAGTCGCGGCTTCATCTTCTAAGAGCGTACCTAAAAAAGAAAAGGCAGTGCAGCCTAAAGTAGTTGTGAAATCTGAACCAAAATTAAAACCAACGCCTAAAGTACAATCAAAATTAGAGCGCAAATCTGAGTCATATTCAGTGACGATACGTAAGCAAACTGAAATTGATGGTCATCAGTTTATTGTTCCATTTATAGACAATGGTGATGAAGGTTTTTATATGGAAGATGGTAAACCTTGGTTACGTGCTAGTTTTGAACACAGTGCTGACATTTGTCAGAAATTAGGAATGAACTTATTGACCAAAGAGCAATGGTTGCAATTAATCGACTCAAACATCATGAATAAAAATAAGTGGCCAATACAACTGCCTTATTGGGGAGCTGATAATCAGGGCTTCTTTAAAGATGGTGCGGTAAGAATATTAAAAAATACATCAATGCTAAATGTGATGTGTACAAAGAAGGTATGA